A part of Ascochyta rabiei chromosome 3, complete sequence genomic DNA contains:
- a CDS encoding Phosphodiesterase I codes for MALNLRSPSKHNQMITQFIRHPKSTNFDGENDRSPKRRRIGDVTKPPPTPRKNRNHADRVADSDTEEEDVVVKEEETDTKTDLESALPPIGTGTEAIKVYEAFKASQEEKPEGAEDRLKDRTWVRGKSSLYVDAFNLALDTVLEEEHHLFDEAETELFRIWRELNYEAQYLYVRLFLRKTSAWHRIKNLGYHSDLSDMDAAVQTLQRTFDLPASSAEVETHPGEQETPTDTTLAKTFTFADRSEHEITTLDEASSLLRLDELKALAKDAKVQGKNKRELLTALRRASKKQAGLGHVGLKRSDTESSRQSRQSRQSSVSGTTTPEVEEPKAGDLSDLSDTANRDSHFTRKIMSETGSCIRLSAATRKLFERVHLVFYRSTEWTEKSLTTIILAKIARRNFPEYIVSRSANIFASRPLLLEYEASIRTQFRIDSILEFNGRPTDKDYQEVVDVFEDVYPRWQSLVEEEQRKEDSVYHSGEGSYLRRLSPAWIYTRIIHKAMYVVARRKEHMREYDVTSALLQQRLFHHSRRGAWYQRKALLEEHYMAALTPLERRSEEQQKKHWKRTALQTCERGLQDNLVHIIHHYDLQKRVTKLEKSLNIPKRAQHDFTHVRLTKPLEITVEGTQILRAPPLNRRNSSPHPQNSNRRGGKTVWIDPRETGECSVEAMCLSYYRNLGWKGFHSEGGIVRTLFAYLFYDVLFTYVPNVFQTQYQTCPLDLHTDAFYPTRISEINARLNEISNGDAPDIIRRVYAEHHERRTCVVGLDWTYDVKDLLEIAHCFDGEALATVCRVMAQEYGQRGGGVPDLFLWRVAEENAGGEAGGSAKEKGEVKFAEVKSENDRLSDTQRLWIHVLSGAGVKVELCAAVAKEVIQK; via the coding sequence ATGGCGCTGAATCTGCGCAGTCCTTCAAAGCACAATCAAATGATCACGCAGTTCATAAGACACCCCAAATCCACAAATTTCGACGGCGAAAACGATCGGTCTCCCAAACGTCGGCGAATCGGTGACGTAACCAAGCCGCCGCCCACACCACGCAAGAATCGCAACCATGCAGATCGAGTCGCCGATTCAGATACAGAGGAGGAAGACGTTGTtgtaaaagaagaagagacaGATACAAAGACGGACCTAGAGAGCGCATTGCCGCCTATCGGGACTGGCACGGAGGCTATCAAGGTATACGAGGCGTTCAAGGCATCTCAGGAAGAGAAACCAGAAGGAGCTGAAGACCGCCTGAAAGATCGAACATGGGTTAGAGGAAAGAGTTCGCTATACGTTGATGCATTCAATTTAGCCCTAGATACAGTGCTGGAAGAAGAACACCACCTGTTTGATGAGGCCGAGACTGAACTGTTCAGGATATGGAGAGAGCTGAATTATGAAGCACAGTATCTCTACGTGCGACTCTTCCTCCGTAAAACATCTGCATGGCACCGCATAAAAAATCTCGGCTACCATAGCGACCTCTCAGACATGGACGCAGCGGTTCAGACCTTACAACGCACGTTCGACTTACCAGCATCATCGGCAGAAGTCGAGACACATCCTGGCGAGCAGGAAACTCCAACCGATACAACGCTGGCAAAGACCTTCACGTTTGCAGATCGATCGGAACACGAGATTACGACGTTAGACGAAGCATCTTCATTGCTACGGCTAGACGAGCTTAAGGCTCTTGCAAAGGACGCGAAAGTTCAAGGAAAGAACAAAAGAGAGCTGTTGACAGCACTGCGGCGGGCGAGCAAGAAGCAAGCCGGTCTGGGGCATGTGGGCCTGAAACGGTCCGACACAGAGAGCTCTAGGCAATCCAGACAGTCGAGGCAGTCATCTGTTTCGGGCACAACGACACCAGAAGTCGAGGAGCCGAAGGCAGGAGATCTCTCCGATCTATCTGATACCGCGAACCGCGACTCCCACTTCACTCGCAAGATAATGAGCGAAACTGGGTCTTGCATACGGCTTTCAGCAGCGACGAGGAAGCTATTCGAGCGTGTTCACCTTGTCTTCTACCGCTCGACCGAGTGGACAGAGAAGTCACTGACGACGATCATTCTTGCAAAAATTGCTCGACGCAACTTTCCAGAGTACATTGTTTCTCGTTCTGCGAACATATTCGCTTCACGTCCCTTACTTTTGGAATACGAAGCATCAATACGAACGCAATTCCGAATAGACAGCATTTTAGAGTTTAATGGGAGGCCAACGGATAAAGATTACCAAGAAGTTGTGGATGTGTTCGAGGACGTCTATCCACGATGGCAGTCCCTTGTTGAGGAAGAACAACGAAAAGAGGACAGTGTCTATCACAGCGGCGAAGGATCCTACCTACGTCGTCTATCACCTGCCTGGATCTATACCCGAATCATTCACAAGGCTATGTATGTCGTCGCCCGGCGTAAAGAGCATATGCGCGAATACGATGTCACCTCCGCCCTTCTCCAACAGCGCCTCTTTCACCATTCCCGTCGCGGTGCCTGGTACCAGCGCAAAGCGCTCCTTGAAGAGCACTACATGGCTGCCCTCACTCCTTTAGAGAGGCGTAGTGAAGAacagcagaagaagcacTGGAAGCGCACCGCCCTGCAAACCTGCGAACGTGGTCTCCAAGACAACCTCGTCCATATAATCCATCACTACGATCTGCAAAAACGTGTCACGAAACTCGAGAAATCCCTTAACATTCCTAAACGAGCCCAACATGACTTCACACATGTGCGCCTCACAAAACCCCTCGAGATCACTGTAGAAGGAACCCAGATTTTGCGCGCGCCTCCACTTAACCGACGAAACAGTAGTCCGCACCCTCAGAATTCCAACCGACGCGGCGGTAAAACGGTGTGGATCGACCCGCGCGAGACCGGCGAATGCTCTGTCGAGGCAATGTGTCTCTCGTACTATCGCAATCTCGGGTGGAAAGGTTTCCACAGCGAAGGTGGGATCGTGCGGACTCTGTTCGCCTATCTTTTCTACGACGTACTCTTCACGTACGTGCCAAACGTGTTCCAAACGCAATATCAGACTTGCCCGCTCGATTTGCACACAGACGCGTTCTATCCGACCCGCATCAGCGAAATTAACGCGAGGCTGAACGAGATAAGTAACGGTGACGCACCGGATATTATAAGGAGAGTATATGCTGAGCACCACGAGAGGCGGACATGCGTAGTGGGCCTGGATTGGACATATGATGTTAAAGACCTACTAGAGATAGCACACTGTTTCGACGGCGAGGCATTGGCAACTGTGTGCAGAGTCATGGCGCAGGAGTATGGACAGCGAGGGGGCGGTGTACCTGACCTCTTCCTGTGGAGAGTCGCAGAAGAGAACGCAGGTGGGGAGGCGGGCGGGAGCGCGAAGGAGAAGGGTGAAGTCAAGTTTGCAGAGGTGAAGAGTGAGAACGATCGCTTAAGCGATACGCAGAGGCTTTGGATACATGTTCTCAGTGGGGCGGGCGTAAAGGTTGAGCTTTGCGCCGCTGTAGCCAAGGAAGTCATTCAGAAATGA